A window of Myxococcus fulvus genomic DNA:
AGCGTCTCCGACGACTTCTTCTCCCTCGGTGGCCACTCCCTCCTCGCCACCCAGGTCGTCTCCCGCATCCGCAAGGCCTTCCAGGTCGAGCTGCCCCTGCGCGCGCTGTTCGAGGCGCCCACCGTTGCGTCGCTCGCGGCGCGCATCGAGGTCGAGAAGCAGGCAGGGCTGGCGAACGAGAAGCCGGCGCTCGTGGTGGTGCCTCGCACGGGACCGCTGCCGCTGTCCTTCGCTCAGCAGCGACTGTGGTTCCTGGATCGACTCCAGCCGGGCAGCCCCTTCTACAACATCCCCTCGGCCATCCAGCTCCACGGCGGAGTGAACCTCGATGCGCTGGAGCGTGCGCTGCGCACGCTCGTCCAGCGGCATGAGGCCCTGCGCACCTCCTTCCACGTCCAGGCGGATGGCGAGGCCGTGCAGCACATCCACACGGATGTGACGCTGTCCGTCCCCGTCGTGGACCTGCAGCACGTGCCCGAGTCCCAGCGGGAAGCCGAGGCCCTGCGACAGGCCCAGGCCGAGGCGCAGAAGCCGTTCGATCTGGCCCACGCGCCGCTGCTCCGAGCCTCCGTGCTCCAGTTGTCCGAGCAGCGCCACATCCTGCTCGTCACCGTCCACCACATCGTCTCGGATGGTTGGTCCAACGGCATCCTCACGCGCGAGGTCGGAGCGCTCTACGGCGCGTTCGCGCAGGGCCTGCCGTCACCGCTCGCTCCACTGGAGTTGCAGTACGCGGATTACGCCGCGTGGCAGCGTGGCTGGCTGAAGGACGAGGCGCTGGCCCAGCAGGTCGGTTGGTGGAGACAGCAGCTGTCGGGTGCGCCACACGCGCTGGAACTGCCCACGGACAGGCCCAGGCCGCCGGTCCAGACCTCCAACGGGTCCACGCTGCCCATCGAGCTGGGAGCCCAGCTCTCGGCCGAGCTGCGTGCCCTGTGCCTGCGAGAGGGCGTCACGCCGTTCATGG
This region includes:
- a CDS encoding condensation domain-containing protein, which codes for SVSDDFFSLGGHSLLATQVVSRIRKAFQVELPLRALFEAPTVASLAARIEVEKQAGLANEKPALVVVPRTGPLPLSFAQQRLWFLDRLQPGSPFYNIPSAIQLHGGVNLDALERALRTLVQRHEALRTSFHVQADGEAVQHIHTDVTLSVPVVDLQHVPESQREAEALRQAQAEAQKPFDLAHAPLLRASVLQLSEQRHILLVTVHHIVSDGWSNGILTREVGALYGAFAQGLPSPLAPLELQYADYAAWQRGWLKDEALAQQVGWWRQQLSGAPHALELPTDRPRPPVQTSNGSTLPIELGAQLSAELRALCLREGVTPFMALLSAFQVLLARYSGQDDIVVGSPIANRQQAEIEGIVGFFVNTLALRARLSVGMTFRELLSQVKETTLGAYAHQDVPFEKLVDELKPERDLSRSPLFQVMFALQNTQRTTGPKDDEDAGAIQPMHVDSGTAKFDLSLLCGDFGDDIGGLLEFNTDLFDRSTAERLGAHLLNLLRAAVSDPSQSIWKLPLLGAEERQRTLVAWNDTSRHDHAATTMHGPVEAQVRRTPDAIALSDGQRSLTYSALDARANQLAHHLLALGVSPGSAVGICLDKSLDMAVA